One window of the Shimwellia blattae DSM 4481 = NBRC 105725 genome contains the following:
- a CDS encoding FMN-dependent NADH-azoreductase, giving the protein MSNVLILKSSINGQASLSNQLIDEYIRMREQAGHRDTITEHDLTRTELPKLDQALFAALRGAEDPRPGIRQGVALSDTLIDELKRSDLLVIGAPMYNLNVPTDLKKWFDLVARARETFRYTETYPQGLVDGVRAVVISPRGGIHEGQPTDAVTPYLRAVLGLMGINDVDFIYAEGMDIRPLGRETGIARARQHMAQAAQLA; this is encoded by the coding sequence ATGAGCAATGTGCTGATTCTGAAATCAAGTATTAATGGCCAGGCATCGCTGAGTAATCAGCTGATCGACGAATACATACGGATGCGTGAGCAGGCCGGCCATCGCGACACCATTACCGAGCACGATCTGACGCGCACAGAACTGCCAAAACTCGACCAGGCGCTGTTTGCCGCCCTGCGCGGGGCAGAGGATCCGCGCCCCGGGATCCGCCAGGGGGTGGCGCTGTCAGACACACTTATTGACGAGCTGAAACGCAGTGATCTGCTGGTGATTGGCGCGCCGATGTACAATCTCAACGTGCCGACGGATCTGAAAAAATGGTTTGATCTGGTGGCCCGGGCACGGGAAACCTTCCGCTACACGGAAACCTACCCGCAGGGGCTGGTTGACGGGGTCCGGGCGGTGGTGATAAGCCCGCGCGGCGGGATACATGAAGGCCAGCCCACCGATGCGGTAACACCGTATTTGCGCGCGGTTCTCGGGTTAATGGGGATCAATGATGTGGATTTTATCTATGCCGAAGGCATGGACATCAGACCCCTGGGGCGCGAAACCGGTATTGCCCGTGCCCGGCAGCATATGGCGCAGGCGGCGCAACTGGCCTGA
- a CDS encoding LysR family transcriptional regulator, which produces MRTELSGIPVFTAVVECGNFARAAARLHLTRSAVSKTIARLEERLGAALFQRTTRRLILTEEGEIFYQQSRQALDCIRDAEDEINRGKEHVQGRLRISLPVLFGRNCVAPILFTLARRYPQLRLELSFSDRQVNLFEEGFDLAIRIGELADSGSLKARPLGHHNMVLCASAAYLRTHPAPQTIDELGEHPAIGYLHNGTLQHWRLKNEQGIRVDFRPATVMSADDFSAISQAVNDDLGIAWLPDWLVAREIALGQLQVILPESASERFTISAVWPQAPWLPQKIRVTLDALVARLPEQMADGGLLNNSKQ; this is translated from the coding sequence ATGCGCACAGAGTTAAGTGGTATTCCGGTTTTCACCGCCGTTGTCGAGTGCGGCAACTTTGCCAGGGCCGCCGCGCGTTTGCACCTCACGCGATCCGCCGTCAGTAAAACCATTGCCCGCCTTGAGGAGCGGCTCGGGGCGGCGTTATTCCAGCGCACCACCCGCAGGCTGATCCTGACAGAAGAAGGCGAGATTTTTTATCAGCAGTCCCGCCAGGCGCTGGACTGCATCCGCGATGCGGAAGATGAAATTAACCGCGGTAAAGAGCATGTGCAGGGGCGTTTGCGCATCAGTTTACCGGTCCTCTTTGGCCGCAATTGCGTGGCCCCGATCTTATTTACCCTTGCCCGGCGCTACCCCCAGCTCAGACTGGAGCTCTCTTTTAGCGATCGTCAGGTTAATCTGTTTGAAGAGGGATTTGATCTGGCCATTCGCATTGGTGAGCTGGCGGATTCGGGCTCGCTGAAAGCCCGGCCATTAGGCCACCATAATATGGTGCTCTGCGCGTCAGCGGCATATTTACGCACCCACCCCGCACCACAGACAATAGATGAACTCGGTGAGCATCCGGCTATCGGATATTTACATAACGGTACTCTCCAGCACTGGCGGCTTAAAAACGAGCAGGGTATCCGCGTGGATTTCCGGCCCGCAACCGTGATGTCGGCGGATGATTTCTCTGCTATTTCTCAGGCGGTGAATGATGACCTGGGAATAGCCTGGCTCCCGGACTGGTTAGTGGCCCGGGAAATAGCCCTGGGGCAGTTGCAGGTTATTCTTCCGGAAAGTGCCAGTGAGCGTTTTACCATCAGCGCCGTCTGGCCCCAGGCCCCGTGGTTGCCGCAAAAAATCCGCGTAACCCTTGATGCACTGGTAGCCCGGCTGCCGGAGCAAATGGCGGATGGCGGACTGCTGAATAATAGTAAACAATAA
- a CDS encoding response regulator — MSDTTPFKVLIVDDHPLMRRAIRQLLECDSAFHVVAETGDGNNAVALAARYQVDVILLDLSMKTMSGLETLTALRQNGCNARIIVLTVCDAASSVCAMTEAGASGYLLKDTEPEILLEAIRQGASGVPVFSDGLHAHLHGRHDPTRDPLRTLTERELDVLHEIARGMTNKQIAGELNISEQTVKVHIRNLLRKLNVRSRVAASVLFIRAAHPA; from the coding sequence ATGTCGGACACGACACCCTTTAAGGTGCTTATTGTGGATGACCACCCGCTTATGCGCCGGGCTATTCGTCAGTTACTGGAGTGTGACAGCGCATTTCATGTTGTCGCTGAAACCGGTGACGGCAATAACGCCGTTGCTCTTGCCGCCCGGTATCAGGTGGACGTAATACTGCTGGATCTGAGCATGAAAACGATGTCCGGCCTGGAAACCCTGACCGCCCTGCGCCAGAACGGATGCAACGCACGCATCATTGTGCTGACCGTTTGCGACGCCGCCAGCAGTGTCTGTGCCATGACAGAGGCCGGGGCCAGTGGCTATTTACTCAAAGATACCGAGCCGGAAATCCTGCTGGAGGCGATCCGCCAGGGGGCCAGCGGCGTGCCGGTATTCAGCGACGGGCTCCACGCGCACCTGCACGGGCGCCATGATCCAACCCGGGATCCGCTACGCACCCTGACCGAGCGCGAGCTGGACGTGCTGCATGAAATCGCCCGGGGCATGACCAACAAACAGATAGCCGGGGAGCTGAATATCTCCGAGCAGACCGTGAAAGTGCATATCCGTAACCTGCTGCGCAAGCTGAATGTCCGCTCCCGGGTTGCCGCCTCGGTGTTGTTTATCCGGGCCGCTCACCCCGCCTGA
- a CDS encoding cytochrome c biogenesis protein CcmH → MRILLIATLWVLTTLAAGAQVMTFNDPAQEQAFRQLTTQLRCPKCQNNSIADSNAMIAVDLRQKVYELLQEGKSKQQITDYMVARYGHFVTYDPPLTPLTLWLWVLPVLTVTGGGWFIVARTRRSGGERATGAAVAVAAPGPEPAPPGTRGSRWLFVPGIAVALVVTLVSYMLTGGHGPVREWQQATAQAPALLERALDPRAQPLNEPDLRRLALGLRTRLQQDQTNTEAWVMLGRVGMALGNASMATGAYGRAYGLAPADREVLLGYSEALIRSSDPDDNRHGAALLRQAVAQGTTSIRLLSAYAFSAFEQQRFDEAISAWRTMLTLLPAGDTRRGVIERSIDQARSQLPGGEK, encoded by the coding sequence ATGAGAATACTGCTGATAGCCACCCTCTGGGTGCTGACCACCCTGGCCGCCGGTGCACAGGTGATGACGTTTAACGATCCGGCCCAGGAGCAGGCGTTTCGCCAGCTCACCACCCAGCTGCGTTGCCCGAAGTGCCAGAATAACAGTATTGCCGATTCGAACGCGATGATCGCCGTCGATCTGCGGCAAAAGGTCTATGAACTGCTGCAGGAGGGGAAAAGCAAACAGCAGATCACAGACTATATGGTGGCCCGCTATGGCCATTTCGTGACCTACGATCCGCCGCTGACCCCGTTAACCCTGTGGCTGTGGGTGCTGCCGGTGCTGACGGTCACCGGCGGCGGCTGGTTTATTGTGGCCCGTACCCGCCGCTCTGGTGGCGAGAGGGCAACAGGCGCAGCGGTGGCGGTTGCCGCGCCCGGGCCTGAGCCCGCCCCGCCGGGCACCCGGGGGAGCCGCTGGCTGTTTGTGCCGGGGATCGCCGTGGCGCTGGTGGTCACGCTGGTGAGCTATATGCTGACCGGCGGGCACGGCCCGGTGCGGGAGTGGCAGCAGGCCACCGCGCAGGCGCCAGCCCTGCTGGAGCGGGCGCTGGATCCCCGGGCGCAGCCGCTTAATGAGCCCGACCTGCGCCGCCTGGCCCTGGGGTTACGCACCCGCTTACAGCAGGATCAGACCAATACTGAGGCCTGGGTTATGCTGGGGCGTGTTGGCATGGCGCTGGGCAATGCCAGCATGGCGACCGGTGCCTATGGCCGGGCCTATGGGCTGGCACCCGCAGATCGCGAGGTGCTGCTGGGGTACAGTGAGGCGCTGATCCGCTCGTCTGATCCTGATGATAACCGGCACGGTGCTGCGCTGCTGCGCCAGGCAGTGGCGCAGGGCACCACCAGTATCCGCCTGCTCAGCGCGTATGCGTTTTCGGCATTTGAACAGCAGCGTTTTGACGAGGCCATCAGCGCATGGCGCACCATGCTGACGTTGCTACCGGCAGGGGATACCCGGCGGGGGGTGATTGAGCGCAGTATTGACCAGGCGAGGAGCCAGTTGCCTGGCGGTGAAAAGTAA
- a CDS encoding DsbE family thiol:disulfide interchange protein has protein sequence MKRHMLMIPLAVFLVIAALLLWQLARNAGGDDPTRLESALIGQPVPAFRLESLDTPGKYYQSTLLAGGKPVLLNVWATWCPTCRAEHEYLNQLAARGVRVIGLNYKDDGHKAREWLTTLGNPYVLSLSDASGMLGLDLGVYGAPETFLIDGNGIIRYRHAGDLNARVWETTLRPLWEKYSTGDGQ, from the coding sequence ATGAAGCGCCATATGCTGATGATTCCGCTGGCGGTGTTCCTGGTGATTGCCGCGCTGCTGCTCTGGCAGCTGGCGCGTAATGCCGGGGGGGATGATCCGACGCGTCTGGAATCGGCCCTGATTGGGCAACCGGTGCCCGCGTTCCGGCTGGAGTCGCTCGATACGCCGGGGAAATATTACCAGTCCACTCTGCTGGCCGGGGGAAAGCCGGTGCTGCTGAACGTCTGGGCGACCTGGTGCCCGACCTGCCGGGCAGAGCATGAGTACCTTAACCAGCTGGCGGCCCGGGGTGTGCGGGTGATTGGGCTGAATTACAAAGACGATGGTCACAAAGCCCGGGAGTGGCTCACCACGCTGGGCAACCCCTATGTGCTGAGCCTGTCTGACGCCAGCGGTATGCTGGGGCTGGATCTCGGGGTGTACGGCGCGCCGGAAACCTTCCTGATTGACGGCAACGGTATTATCCGTTACCGCCATGCGGGCGATCTGAATGCCCGGGTGTGGGAGACCACACTCCGGCCCCTGTGGGAAAAATACAGCACCGGAGACGGGCAATGA
- a CDS encoding heme lyase CcmF/NrfE family subunit: MMPEIGTGLLCLALGVAVLLALYPLWGVARGDTRMMSSARLFAWLLLLCMAGAFLILTHAFVINDFTVRYVAGNSSTQLPVWYRVAAVWGGHEGSLLLWVLLMSGWTFAVALFSQQLPLVMVARVLAVMGMVCVGFLLFILFTSNPFARTFPDYPLEGRDLNPLLQDPGLIFHPPLLYMGYVGFSVAFAFAIAALLSGRMDTTFARFARPWTLAAWIFLTLGIVLGSAWAYYELGWGGWWFWDPVENASLMPWLAGTALVHSLAVTGQRGSFKAWSLLLAICAFSLCLLGTFLVRSGVLVSVHAFASDPARGMYILAFMVLVIGGSLLLFALRGGRIRSPVSNGLWSRESLLLANNVLLMTAMLVVLLGTLLPLVHKQLGLGSISIGEPFFNTLFTWLMVPFALVLGIGPLVRWGRDRPGKIRRELLVALVVTLPLALLLPWLFEARIEALTALGLAMAGWVMVLLVADVARRVKAGNRPGARYWGMVAGHLGLAVLVVGIAFSQNYSIERDVRMAMGDSVTIHRYRFTFRELREVAGPNYRAGIGVIDVTREGRHQATLYAEKRAYHSTSAVMTEAAIDGGLTRDLYAALGEDLGDGAWAVRLYYKPFVRWIWAGGLLMAVGGLCSLLQRKRRVREA; encoded by the coding sequence ATGATGCCGGAGATCGGAACCGGGCTGTTGTGCCTGGCGCTGGGGGTGGCAGTATTGCTGGCGCTCTACCCGTTGTGGGGTGTGGCGCGGGGCGATACGCGCATGATGAGCTCTGCGCGGCTGTTTGCCTGGCTCCTGCTGCTGTGTATGGCGGGGGCATTTCTGATCCTGACCCACGCGTTTGTCATCAATGATTTTACCGTGCGCTATGTGGCGGGGAATTCCAGCACCCAGTTACCGGTCTGGTATCGGGTGGCGGCCGTCTGGGGTGGCCACGAAGGCTCGCTACTGCTGTGGGTTCTGCTGATGAGCGGCTGGACCTTTGCCGTGGCGTTATTCAGCCAGCAATTGCCCCTGGTGATGGTGGCCCGGGTGCTGGCGGTTATGGGCATGGTGTGCGTGGGTTTTTTACTGTTTATCCTGTTTACCTCAAACCCCTTTGCCCGCACCTTTCCGGACTACCCGCTGGAAGGGCGGGATCTTAACCCGCTGTTGCAGGATCCGGGGCTTATTTTTCATCCGCCCCTGCTGTATATGGGCTATGTGGGGTTTTCGGTGGCCTTCGCCTTTGCCATTGCCGCACTGCTCAGCGGCCGGATGGACACCACCTTCGCCCGCTTTGCCCGCCCCTGGACTCTGGCGGCGTGGATCTTTTTAACCCTCGGCATTGTGCTGGGATCGGCCTGGGCCTATTACGAGCTGGGCTGGGGCGGCTGGTGGTTCTGGGATCCGGTGGAAAACGCCTCCCTGATGCCCTGGCTTGCCGGTACTGCGCTGGTGCACTCGCTGGCGGTGACCGGCCAGCGCGGCAGTTTTAAAGCCTGGAGCCTGCTGCTGGCGATTTGCGCCTTTTCCCTGTGCCTGCTGGGCACTTTCCTGGTGCGCTCCGGGGTGCTGGTCTCGGTGCATGCGTTTGCCTCCGATCCGGCGCGCGGGATGTATATCCTCGCCTTTATGGTGCTGGTTATCGGCGGCTCGCTATTGCTGTTTGCGCTGCGTGGCGGGCGGATACGTTCACCGGTCAGCAACGGGCTATGGTCCCGGGAGTCGCTGCTGCTGGCCAACAATGTGCTGCTCATGACCGCCATGCTGGTGGTGCTGCTGGGCACGCTGCTGCCGCTGGTACATAAACAGCTTGGGCTGGGCAGCATTTCGATTGGCGAGCCGTTCTTCAACACCCTCTTTACCTGGCTGATGGTGCCGTTTGCGCTGGTGCTGGGTATCGGCCCGCTGGTGCGCTGGGGCCGGGACCGGCCCGGGAAAATTCGCCGCGAGCTGCTGGTAGCGCTGGTGGTGACGCTGCCACTGGCGCTGCTGTTGCCCTGGCTGTTTGAGGCGCGAATCGAAGCGCTCACTGCCCTGGGGCTGGCTATGGCGGGCTGGGTTATGGTCCTGCTGGTGGCGGATGTGGCGCGGCGCGTGAAAGCCGGTAACCGGCCCGGAGCCCGCTACTGGGGCATGGTGGCCGGGCACCTTGGCCTGGCGGTGCTGGTGGTGGGCATTGCCTTTAGCCAGAACTACAGCATTGAGCGGGATGTGCGCATGGCAATGGGTGACAGTGTCACCATTCACCGGTACCGTTTTACTTTCCGTGAGCTGCGCGAGGTGGCCGGGCCGAACTACCGGGCGGGGATCGGGGTGATTGATGTCACCCGGGAGGGGCGCCACCAGGCCACACTGTATGCGGAAAAACGCGCCTATCACAGCACCAGCGCCGTGATGACCGAAGCGGCGATTGATGGCGGTCTCACCCGGGATCTGTATGCGGCGCTGGGGGAGGATCTGGGCGACGGCGCCTGGGCGGTGCGGCTGTACTATAAGCCGTTTGTGCGCTGGATCTGGGCCGGTGGGCTGCTGATGGCGGTGGGTGGGCTGTGCAGCCTGCTGCAGCGTAAACGACGGGTGAGGGAGGCATAA
- the ccmE gene encoding cytochrome c maturation protein CcmE, with product MNPRRKYRLWIALTVLGGLVVTVALILYALRANIDLFYTPGEILYGKNETQHMPEPGQRLRVGGMVLPGSVARDAKTLRVSFSIYDAQGVVDVTYEGILPDLFREGQGVVVQGELTPGNRILAREVLAKHDENYTPPEVARAMNENHRRLPGNGEDTRS from the coding sequence GTGAACCCACGCCGTAAATATCGCTTATGGATTGCCCTGACCGTGCTCGGTGGCCTGGTGGTGACCGTGGCGCTGATACTGTACGCGCTGCGGGCCAATATCGATCTGTTCTACACCCCGGGGGAGATCCTGTATGGCAAAAACGAAACGCAGCACATGCCGGAGCCCGGCCAGCGCCTGCGGGTGGGGGGAATGGTGCTGCCCGGCAGCGTGGCGCGCGATGCCAAAACGCTCAGGGTCTCGTTCAGCATTTACGACGCGCAAGGGGTGGTGGATGTCACCTATGAGGGGATCCTGCCGGATCTGTTCCGTGAGGGGCAGGGGGTTGTGGTGCAGGGAGAGCTGACCCCCGGCAACCGGATCCTGGCCCGGGAAGTGCTGGCAAAGCATGATGAAAACTACACCCCGCCGGAAGTGGCCCGGGCGATGAACGAAAACCACCGCCGCCTGCCGGGTAATGGTGAGGACACGCGCTCATGA
- the ccmD gene encoding heme exporter protein CcmD codes for MSRAFASWQDFFAMGGYAFYVWLAVLMTLLPLAILVLHTVRQHRSILRAVAQQQARQARRLAARTRQEAP; via the coding sequence ATGAGCCGTGCGTTTGCAAGCTGGCAGGACTTTTTTGCCATGGGCGGTTACGCCTTTTATGTCTGGCTGGCAGTGCTGATGACGCTGCTGCCGCTGGCGATACTGGTGCTGCATACGGTGCGCCAGCACCGGAGCATTTTACGCGCGGTAGCGCAGCAACAGGCCCGGCAGGCGCGCCGCCTGGCGGCCAGAACCCGGCAGGAGGCACCGTGA
- a CDS encoding heme ABC transporter permease produces the protein MWKKLHQLAIPARLYQVCGALLPWLMVASALVLATGLIRGFGFAPADYQQGQSYRIIYLHVPAAMWSMGIYAAMALAAFTGLVWQLKMANLAVAAMAPVGAVLTFIALITGSAWGKPMWGTWWVWDARLTSELVLLFLYIGAIALWHAFDDRRLAGRAAGILVLIGGVNLPVIHYSVEWWNTLHQGSTRMQQSIDPAMRSPLRWAICGFLLLSVTLTLMRLRNLILLVDKHRPWVSELAARRGYS, from the coding sequence ATGTGGAAAAAACTTCATCAACTGGCGATCCCCGCCCGGTTGTATCAGGTTTGCGGGGCGCTGCTCCCGTGGCTGATGGTTGCCAGTGCGCTGGTGCTGGCAACGGGGCTTATCCGGGGGTTTGGCTTTGCCCCGGCGGACTACCAGCAGGGGCAAAGCTACCGGATTATTTACCTGCACGTGCCTGCCGCCATGTGGTCGATGGGGATTTACGCCGCCATGGCGCTGGCCGCATTTACCGGCCTGGTCTGGCAGCTGAAAATGGCCAACCTGGCAGTGGCGGCTATGGCGCCGGTCGGGGCGGTGCTGACCTTTATCGCGCTGATCACCGGCTCTGCCTGGGGTAAGCCCATGTGGGGCACCTGGTGGGTGTGGGACGCGCGCCTGACCTCTGAACTGGTATTGCTGTTTTTGTATATCGGCGCCATTGCCCTGTGGCACGCCTTTGATGACCGGCGTCTGGCCGGGCGCGCGGCGGGCATTCTGGTGCTGATTGGGGGGGTGAACCTGCCGGTGATCCACTACTCGGTGGAGTGGTGGAATACCCTGCACCAGGGCTCTACCCGAATGCAGCAAAGTATTGATCCGGCAATGCGCTCGCCGCTGCGCTGGGCAATTTGTGGTTTTTTACTGTTATCCGTCACGCTGACACTGATGCGCCTGCGTAACCTGATCCTGCTGGTGGACAAACACCGCCCCTGGGTCAGTGAGCTGGCCGCCCGGAGAGGTTACTCATGA
- the ccmB gene encoding heme exporter protein CcmB, translating into MMVQVFRHGLRTALRGSADIANPLWFFLIVIALFPLAIGPEPQLLARISPGVIWVAALLAALLSMDRLFRDDFNDGTLEQLMLLALPLPAVVLARVAAHWVVSGLPLLLLSPLAALLLGMDFAGWQIMALTLLLGTPTLSMLGAPVAALTVGLRRGGVLLSVLVLPLTVPLLIFATAAMDAAAQHLPVDGYLAILGALLAGSATLSPFVTAAALRISVQ; encoded by the coding sequence ATGATGGTGCAGGTCTTCCGCCACGGGCTACGCACGGCGCTGCGCGGCAGTGCCGATATTGCCAATCCGCTGTGGTTCTTTCTGATTGTGATAGCTCTGTTTCCGCTGGCTATTGGCCCGGAGCCGCAACTGCTGGCGCGGATCTCCCCGGGGGTTATCTGGGTGGCGGCGTTGCTGGCCGCGTTGTTGTCCATGGATCGCCTGTTTCGTGATGATTTTAACGACGGCACCCTGGAGCAGCTGATGCTGCTGGCGCTGCCCCTGCCTGCGGTGGTGCTGGCCCGGGTGGCGGCACACTGGGTGGTCAGCGGGCTACCGCTGCTGCTCCTCTCCCCGCTGGCGGCGTTGTTGCTGGGAATGGATTTTGCCGGCTGGCAAATCATGGCCCTGACGCTGCTGCTGGGCACGCCGACCCTCAGTATGCTGGGGGCGCCGGTGGCGGCGTTGACCGTCGGCCTGCGCCGGGGGGGCGTACTGCTCAGCGTGCTGGTGCTGCCGCTGACGGTGCCGCTGCTTATCTTCGCCACCGCCGCAATGGACGCCGCGGCCCAGCATCTGCCGGTAGACGGCTATCTGGCTATCCTCGGCGCGCTGCTGGCCGGTAGCGCCACCCTGAGCCCGTTTGTAACGGCGGCTGCTTTACGCATCAGTGTGCAGTAG
- the ccmA gene encoding cytochrome c biogenesis heme-transporting ATPase CcmA, with amino-acid sequence MQTGDTQRLQARSLSCTRDGRALFDDLSFTIGAGEWVQISGANGAGKTTLLRMLTGLAVPESGQVCYGGSPLSQVRGAFYPQLLWIGHQPGVNARLSALENLAFYHPDATAAQYLEALACCGLAGYEDLPVARLSAGQQRRVALSRLWLTRATIWILDEPFTALDASGVAHLTRHMAAHTRQGGMVILTTHQPLMAGAWNIRRIALPYGEGRA; translated from the coding sequence ATGCAGACGGGCGACACGCAAAGGCTACAGGCCAGATCCCTGAGCTGCACCCGGGATGGCCGGGCGCTGTTTGACGATCTCTCCTTTACTATCGGTGCCGGGGAGTGGGTGCAGATCAGCGGCGCCAACGGCGCCGGTAAAACCACCCTGTTGCGGATGCTGACCGGGCTGGCGGTGCCGGAAAGTGGCCAGGTCTGCTACGGCGGATCCCCCCTGAGCCAGGTGCGCGGGGCGTTTTATCCGCAGCTATTGTGGATAGGCCACCAGCCGGGGGTCAACGCCCGGCTGAGCGCGCTGGAAAACCTGGCCTTTTACCACCCGGATGCCACGGCGGCACAATATCTGGAAGCCCTGGCCTGCTGCGGGCTGGCGGGGTATGAGGATCTGCCTGTTGCCCGGCTGTCTGCCGGGCAACAGCGGCGTGTGGCGCTGTCCCGCCTGTGGCTGACCCGGGCGACCATCTGGATCCTCGATGAGCCCTTTACCGCCCTTGATGCCAGCGGCGTGGCGCACCTGACCCGGCACATGGCGGCGCATACCCGACAGGGGGGCATGGTCATTCTGACCACCCACCAGCCGCTGATGGCGGGGGCGTGGAATATCCGGCGTATTGCGCTGCCGTATGGGGAGGGGCGGGCATGA
- the napC gene encoding cytochrome c-type protein NapC, producing MEHGNPKPGVIRRLWHWWRRPSRLALGTLLLTGFVGGIIFWGGFNTGMEKANTEAFCISCHEMRNTVYEEYLESVHYSNRSGVRATCPDCHVPHEWGPKMLRKIKASKELYGKIVGVIDTPQKFEAHRLTMAQNEWRRMKDNDSQECRNCHNFEYMDLTAQKSVAAKLHDQAIKDGQTCIDCHKGIAHQLPDMRGVENGF from the coding sequence ATGGAACATGGAAACCCGAAACCCGGTGTGATTCGCCGCCTGTGGCACTGGTGGCGGCGCCCGAGCCGTCTGGCCCTTGGCACCCTGCTGCTGACCGGTTTTGTCGGCGGGATTATTTTCTGGGGCGGTTTTAACACCGGCATGGAAAAAGCCAACACCGAGGCGTTTTGCATCAGCTGTCATGAGATGCGCAACACCGTATACGAGGAGTACCTGGAATCGGTGCACTACAGCAACCGCAGCGGCGTGCGCGCCACCTGCCCGGACTGCCACGTTCCCCACGAGTGGGGGCCGAAAATGTTACGTAAAATCAAAGCCAGCAAAGAGCTGTACGGCAAAATTGTCGGGGTTATCGATACGCCGCAAAAATTTGAGGCTCACCGGCTGACCATGGCGCAAAACGAGTGGCGGCGCATGAAAGATAACGACTCTCAGGAGTGCCGTAACTGCCATAACTTTGAGTATATGGATCTGACCGCCCAGAAGAGCGTGGCGGCGAAACTGCACGATCAGGCGATTAAAGACGGCCAGACCTGTATTGACTGCCATAAAGGGATTGCTCACCAGCTTCCGGATATGCGCGGCGTAGAGAACGGTTTTTAA
- the napB gene encoding nitrate reductase cytochrome c-type subunit codes for MKSHDLKQTVCRWLAALALVASGAVWAVNGVDLSQSPEVAGTREGGIKIPKEQERMPLNYVNQPPLVPHSVEGYQVTTKTNRCLQCHGVASYRTTGAPRISPTHFTDSDGHVLADVAPRRYFCLQCHVPQSETPPIVENTFSPLQGYGK; via the coding sequence ATGAAAAGCCACGACCTGAAACAAACGGTGTGCCGGTGGTTAGCCGCCCTGGCCCTGGTCGCCAGCGGTGCGGTCTGGGCCGTAAACGGCGTGGATCTCAGCCAGTCCCCGGAAGTTGCGGGCACCCGGGAGGGGGGGATCAAAATCCCCAAAGAGCAGGAGCGGATGCCGCTCAACTACGTAAACCAGCCGCCGCTGGTGCCGCACAGTGTGGAAGGGTATCAGGTGACCACAAAAACCAACCGCTGCCTTCAGTGCCACGGTGTTGCCAGTTACCGCACCACGGGAGCACCGCGCATCAGCCCCACCCACTTTACCGACAGTGACGGGCACGTACTGGCCGATGTGGCACCGCGCCGCTATTTCTGCCTGCAGTGCCACGTGCCGCAGAGCGAAACGCCCCCGATTGTGGAAAACACCTTCTCTCCGCTGCAAGGCTACGGGAAATAA
- the napH gene encoding quinol dehydrogenase ferredoxin subunit NapH: MANRKHEAGHAARARKGWWRSHRWLVLRRLCQLLVLGMFLSGPWLGVWILHGNYSASLLLDTVPLADPLMVLQSLASGHLPGWEALTGAATILVLYGLAGTRLFCSWVCPLNPVTDCASWLRRRFGFTPSATLPRYLRYLILIMVLGGSALTGTLIWEWVNPVSLLGRSLIMGFGSGSLLILALFLFDLLVVEHGWCGHLCPLGALYGLAGQKGGLVVSATGRARCDRCMDCFYVCPEPHVLREPVLDHTRPAQITGRDCMTCGRCVDVCAEEVFTITTRWNSGAKS; the protein is encoded by the coding sequence ATGGCAAACCGTAAACATGAGGCCGGTCACGCGGCGCGGGCCCGCAAAGGGTGGTGGCGCAGCCACCGCTGGCTGGTACTGCGGCGGCTGTGTCAGCTACTGGTACTGGGGATGTTCCTCAGCGGCCCCTGGCTGGGGGTCTGGATCCTGCACGGCAACTACAGCGCCAGCCTGCTGCTGGATACGGTTCCCCTGGCCGATCCGCTGATGGTGCTGCAAAGCCTGGCTAGCGGGCACCTGCCGGGGTGGGAGGCGCTTACCGGCGCGGCGACCATTCTGGTGCTGTATGGGCTGGCGGGAACGCGGCTGTTTTGCAGCTGGGTGTGCCCGTTAAACCCGGTCACGGACTGCGCCAGCTGGCTGCGGCGCCGGTTTGGCTTTACCCCGTCCGCAACGCTGCCGCGCTATCTGCGCTATCTGATCCTCATCATGGTGCTGGGCGGCAGTGCGCTGACCGGCACGTTGATCTGGGAGTGGGTGAACCCGGTGTCGCTACTCGGGCGCAGCCTGATCATGGGATTTGGCAGCGGCTCGCTGCTGATCCTCGCCCTGTTTTTGTTTGACTTACTGGTTGTTGAGCACGGCTGGTGCGGGCATCTGTGCCCGCTGGGGGCCCTGTACGGGCTGGCGGGCCAGAAAGGGGGGCTGGTGGTCAGCGCCACAGGGCGCGCGCGCTGCGACCGCTGTATGGACTGTTTTTATGTTTGCCCGGAGCCCCATGTGCTACGGGAGCCGGTACTGGATCATACCCGCCCGGCGCAGATCACCGGTCGCGACTGCATGACCTGCGGGCGCTGTGTGGATGTCTGTGCCGAAGAGGTATTCACAATAACAACACGATGGAATTCGGGAGCGAAATCATGA